From a region of the Mauremys mutica isolate MM-2020 ecotype Southern chromosome 12, ASM2049712v1, whole genome shotgun sequence genome:
- the LOC123346455 gene encoding killer cell lectin-like receptor subfamily B member 1B allele C isoform X1, translated as MTGEIVYADLNLPSEWPCLRPPQASQHLDLPLQPQWQRVALWVGWVTNVILGAAVIALGIWVFQLVSERGQPLAAPGGDCSGNRNTCEAKCSTCLEDFRSQLKGSLCHPNQHGSAKGSGCKLCPATWLLHRDKCYWVSGKMKPWNESRDDCSAKHSQLLVIRDGEELEFIKNSTQGSTFVWIGLSLSSLGKTWIWLNGSQLNHTLFPLPVQDNGNSCGAVKGNQIQSDTCATEYEWVCQREAVLI; from the exons ATGACGGGGGAGATAGTCTATGCTGATCTGAACCTCCCCTCCGAATGGCCCTGCCTGAGGCCTCCCCAGGCGTCTCAGCACCTCG AtctccccctgcagcctcagtggCAACGGGTCGCTCTCTGGGTCGGATGGGTCACAAATGTCATTCTTGGGGCAGCTGTGATTGCGCTGGGGATTTGGG TTTTCCAGCTGGTGTCTGAGAGAGgccagcccctggcagcccctggTGGAGATTGTTCTGGGAACAGAAACACCTGCGAAGCCAAATGCAGCACCTGTCTAGAGGATTTCCGATCTCAGCTGAAAGGAAGCTTGTGTCATCCAAACCAACACGGCTCAGCAA AGGGCTCTGGGTGCAAACTCTGCCCCGCGACCTGGCTGCTGCATAGGGACAAGTGCTATTGGGTCTCTGGAAAAATGAAACCGTGGAATGAGAGCCGTGATGACTGTTCCGCGAAGCACTCTCAGCTGCTGGTGATCCGGGACGGGGAGGAGCTG GAGTTCATAAAGAATAGTACACAAGGTTCAACTTTTGTTTGGATTGGACTTTCTCTCTCATCCCTGGGGAAGACCTGGATCTGGCTGAATGGCTCCCAGTTAAATCACACTCT ATTCCCATTACCAGTTCAAGACAACGGAAATAGCTGTGGGGCAGTGAAGGGGAATCAGATTCAGTCTGACACCTGTGCCACTGAATATGAATGGGTTTGTCAACGAGAGGCTGTTCTGATATGA
- the LOC123346455 gene encoding killer cell lectin-like receptor subfamily B member 1B allele C isoform X2 — translation MTGEIVYADLNLPSEWPCLRPPQASQHLDLPLQPQWQRVALWVGWVTNVILGAAVIALGIWEGSGCKLCPATWLLHRDKCYWVSGKMKPWNESRDDCSAKHSQLLVIRDGEELEFIKNSTQGSTFVWIGLSLSSLGKTWIWLNGSQLNHTLFPLPVQDNGNSCGAVKGNQIQSDTCATEYEWVCQREAVLI, via the exons ATGACGGGGGAGATAGTCTATGCTGATCTGAACCTCCCCTCCGAATGGCCCTGCCTGAGGCCTCCCCAGGCGTCTCAGCACCTCG AtctccccctgcagcctcagtggCAACGGGTCGCTCTCTGGGTCGGATGGGTCACAAATGTCATTCTTGGGGCAGCTGTGATTGCGCTGGGGATTTGGG AGGGCTCTGGGTGCAAACTCTGCCCCGCGACCTGGCTGCTGCATAGGGACAAGTGCTATTGGGTCTCTGGAAAAATGAAACCGTGGAATGAGAGCCGTGATGACTGTTCCGCGAAGCACTCTCAGCTGCTGGTGATCCGGGACGGGGAGGAGCTG GAGTTCATAAAGAATAGTACACAAGGTTCAACTTTTGTTTGGATTGGACTTTCTCTCTCATCCCTGGGGAAGACCTGGATCTGGCTGAATGGCTCCCAGTTAAATCACACTCT ATTCCCATTACCAGTTCAAGACAACGGAAATAGCTGTGGGGCAGTGAAGGGGAATCAGATTCAGTCTGACACCTGTGCCACTGAATATGAATGGGTTTGTCAACGAGAGGCTGTTCTGATATGA